Within Ascochyta rabiei chromosome 4, complete sequence, the genomic segment CAGTTTCTTTGCATGGTCACAGTCTCCCTGGTACAGTAGGCCTTTGTTTGTTGGTCGAGTTGATGAGCTCCAGATGGTGACGATAAGATTGATTACGCAGACCAACGTTGCGCAGCCTGCAAAGTTGAGAACTCCAGACCTCCACCCGGTAAAACGGTAAAGAGGCAGCCAGCTTCTCTTTTCGGGGCCATACTTGTGAATCACGGGAGTATCTGAACGGAGGCTTTGTAATTCGAAGGTGATGGTCGGCTTCATGAGGGCGTGTTGAATGATGGTCCGCTCGTATCGCCTTGTTGTTCACTGCACCATGATTGCTATTCTTTGTAAAGGAGCAAGCTGCGCGCCTTATTTCCGCCGAGAGAACATGTACGGTGACGTTATGTTGGGGGCCAAATCATCTTGTGGCTGTGTCTGGGCCGCTTACACCCCACCTCTTTTGCGTCGCGGGCGAGTACCAGTGGCATCTGGGACTTATGTGTGGATGGCTGTGCCCAGGTAGATATGAAGAAGCATCATGGCTATTCGTTGATGACTAGTCGTAGAATGGAAAGCACCAGATGTGGTGGCTGTGCGTCAGGAAAGGCGGGTACCTGGAAGGAACGGCGCTTATGTTGCGGCGAAGCTCTGGCGCATCGTTTCCCAACCCTCTGGCCGCAGCGGGTCTGCAGCGGCATCTAGCAGGAGTTCCGGATGGTTCAGATGGTCCATAGTCTTCCGGCGTAGTTAGAAACCTACAATACCTCCGCAAAACTATTTTTAGTTGCTCTTAGGATGTAGAAGAACGCATGGTTCGTTTCGACTTCGCGTGCAGGATATCCATCCAACACCAAAAGGCAACATACCATCTTCATCAAGGGGATGATAGTACTGCCCGTTGCAGATATGTTACCTACGTGCGTTACGTCTTAGGCGCGATCATCGCGTACGCACATCCTCCCCTGCACGACTTCGTTTGTGGTCGTTTCGTTGTGGCTGATTTCAGAGTTGGGCTTGGACCAAAGTTCGACCGTGCGAGCATCGAGCTATCCGCGACGCAGAAAAATCGGGAAGAGCGATACGTCCATCCCTTGATTGTGCGTGCGTGGATGGGGTTGGACAAAAGCGTGGAGGCAGACTTCTATGCTGCCAACTGTGAGCATGTTGAGAGTCTTTATTCATAGGTTTCAAAGTTGAAAGGAAAGCATGGGCATGTGGCAACGTCAAATCCCCTTCCGAAGTTGCGAGGTCTGCAGCTGTGCTTCCTTTTTATTCGTCCAGTTCCACTAGAGATGTAGCTGTAACAAACTTGGATATTCAAAAGCACTCTGGCGGTCATGTTTTGCGCGGCGGTTGTTGAAGCACGTGCATCCTCATTTTTACTGAGAAATCAAGGGAAGTAAGTGTCTCTATTTAGGGTGACGCATAGCACAGGCCGAGCTGCTCCCCAAGGCGGGGTCTAttagaaaaagaagagggTATCAGTACGTAATCACAAGAAAACTGTTATTGTTGCTCAACCGGTCCACGGTGTGAAGTAGCTTCCGTCAGTCGGAAAGGTGGCTGGCTCATTCTCGTAGTTGAAGGGATCGCCCCAGAATCCAAAGTCGAACTCTGGTACAACGCCTGGGATCGCCTGGCTGTCGACTATGTTGTTGATATTGCTCAGATTAATGTCTTCCCAGCTGGGCGGAGCCTGCTCTTGCATAGGTTCCATAGGCTGCACAAAGCTTGATTGCGGGCGCATCTGCACAGGCTGAGGTGCTGCTGCAGTCTGACTATACGCTATTGACGGTGCCTGTATCGCGTAGCTGGGCATCTGTCCTTGTCCTGGGTAAACCTGAACGTTGCCATCGTTTTGGAGTGCAGTTGGGACGGGCGCGCTCGGACTAGCGAACGCACTTGAACTTTGACTCTGAGCTCTTTGCGACATACTGTGCTCTTGAATAGCTTTATCGATCATAGCCTTGACTGCTAGCCACGCCTTGGCGCCATTGTTTTCGCGCAGTATGCGCGACATCTGTAGGGCTCTGAGCGCTCGTTGTCGATCCGGACTGTCGAACATGGGATTGCGAAGTTCGGACAACACATGCATGATAGCTTGGAACGAAGCGACGCCGCCTGTCAAAGTCAGTTTGGTCAGAATTACTGTCAGAAGATCACGAACCGATGTGCCACTGAAAGCGAGCAGCATCAACGTCAACAGACGCCCCGTTGATTGTTTCGATGCAATTCACCGACTTCTCGAAGATACTACAATTTCTTAGCGCGTAACTCTCAGAAAACAGCAGTATTGCGTACGATTTGCGAATCTCATTGGAGAAGACAACATCTCGGTAAGCCCTAGGCATACGGAGCCAGAAGAGGAGGTAGCATCGCCACTCGAGTAACGAAGCCAAGCCTATGCATAGCCTTTGCATAGGTATCTCCGGGTTGCAGAAGCGAAGGTACTTCCTGTGACACTCCTCATGCACCTCATCCAGCATTTTCTTGATCTGCTCGTAAAGATCTTGAAGTTCTCGCGCAGGATCTGGTCTCGATGTGCCGTGCAGACCTGAGTCAAGCATCCGCCTCTCCAAATGATATGTACTTCGAATGATGCGCCGGAGTGCTGACATTCCCTGGTACCTCACGAGTTGAAAGGTGATGGAGGTGAACTTTCCTTCATCGTACGGTGCTGGACCGGGACTCGCCCCATCAACAAGCTCTTCGTCGTCCACGTTACGTGGAAACAAAGTTGTGTAATAATCCTCAGACAAACTTGGTTCTTGTCCTTTGCATTCGGCGGCACGAAAGTCCAGGTGACCTAACTGATGCCATATGCGGCGGCGAAGCTCTATTGTGAGAGCGTCCATAGAGCCAACCGGAAACAGCGATGGATCGCGATGTAATCCCTGGTTCAAAGCAATGCGCATCGCGATACCGAGAAGCGCCCAAGCTTTACCTGATGAATCCAGTCAGCAGAGAAATAAAACATTGTAGAGTGATTGTCGTACCCATGTCTTCTTCTTTGGTGATGCACGTAAGCCACAGCACAAATCCCTGAAAGATCTCGAGACTCGACGTTGTCAGGTAGTTCTCTCTGGCCAGGGATATCTCTACACCGAGTTGAAACCGATCCAACAGCTCTTCCTTGGTGCTCCCGAATCTGCCCTGAACCACATTGGGAGGTAGCGAATTAATAGCCGAGAAACAAATTGCAAACACCAGAGGATGCGATTTGTGCATGTAGGATGGATACCTGCGCAGGATAGTGGGCTTATGAGTGATTCTGACCATAGGATCGACGTTCGCAAAGTACACATCGAGTAGTGTGTCTCGCTGCTCTTGTGTATCCGGTAAGAGCTGGTCCAAATTTGATCCGGAAACTGCACGGCCAAGGGAAAGAAGGTCAACGAGACTGCTCTGCGGCACTTCTTTTCGCTCCTCGTCTGTCTTGTCACCAAGCAAAGCCTTGATGTCCTGTATCTGAGGCGTGTCAGCATTCAGATTCCGTACCCTATTTGACGATATACTTACTTCTTCTGCAAGTAAAGCGTAGTGTAATGAAGAGACAAACTTCGACTGTCCGTCGTCCAGGAGTAGAGTGCCGTCGCCGTCATCGACCATACCGGCGCCATGGGAGGTCTGACTGTTCGGTGATAGCGTCAACGCTGCTTCATGGTCTTTTGTCGCAGGCACCAAAGGGTTGCTACCCTGTCCGATGACGGCCTTTTCAAGGAGTAGTTCGAGTCGATCGAGGCGTGACTGAACGTCGCTATTTTTCGCAGTTCTTCCAGTCCCAGGTGTAGATGGTTTGGATATCCTTCCAGCGGATGTCTGCCCCTGCAATTGATCTGACCAGGTGCAGACATGATTACCACGCGTGCAAGCACCGCATATTGGATGACCGTGATCGCACTTGACTTTGCGCCGCCGGCACGTCAAGCAGCTTTGTATCGTGCGCTGTCGCACTCCGCCAGACTTCGCCGCTAAACTCGGCGAGTGCGTCTGGGCAGCAGAATTTGTCTCAACCATCCCTCGGAGTTGACCCTCCTTCTATCATTTGTCATGCGTGAATCGTAGCTCCTGGCGGTTGCAACTTCTCGTGAATTCATGGGCAAAGAAGAGGCTCAATCTTCACGCGCGGGGCACTTGCCGGTTTAGCATTAGCGGTAGCCGTTTCAGGCAAGAAGCATCCGGTGCAACTCGAGCCTCCCACTACTTCCCGAGGTCACCTGCGTTATTTTCCCGAAGCATCAACCGATGCATGGACGTTCAACACTTCCTTCTCGGAACCTGAAGCTGCGCCCTTGCACGAAGTTTCAGCGCTCTTCCAGTCGCCGATTCGTCAAACGCATTACCATTTTCTCACCTGTATAGCTCTGTCATTCGACATAAGTGACATCAGCAAGTGAACCACCAACACCCATCGAGACTCGAGGTCCCACTCTTCGCATGCAACATTCGTTTGACTGAAGACGCTCGAAGCGGTTGGTGACTAATGTATTTTCCCACTTAATCTGTAGACTTGGAATGGAGACGAAATCGCCAACATTGTTTTCTCTGTTTTCTCGACTTGTAGATACACCTCATACTCGTAATCGTTAGACTTTCGTCTTCACTGTCATGCCCATTAATCATGACGCATTCGCTGATTTATTACGGTGAGACTACGACCGGTAGACTCGATGAAACTGACAACATTCGTCCGTTGTTAACGCATGGTGTGCTTACGCTAGCACTACGATGACAATAGCCAGGCCAGCTTATGTTGCATCAGCAAGGTAAAGACAGTAGTTACGGCCAAGAGTCTTGATAACTTCATCATGCGATCCGCTCATTGGTACGCGCCTCTGTTGCTGACTTTGGATTAACCGCTTTGGACAACAAGTACAGTTTTGTTACTCTGTCTGTCAGTGTACGATGATTGTGAAGATGCGGGGTCACTCAACATTGTCAACGGGAGAATGGACAGTGTAACTCCGTGCGTAGGACAGGCACAAGGGTATAAATGCAGAACGAGAGTCGAAGAGAGACAATGCAATCTCAAACCTTCACACTCTGGCTTAGCCTGACATCGACAACGTCTAGCAACAATGGTTCACAAACAGCTTTTCATCAACAATGAGGTGAGTAGCTCGCAAAACGTAACAGGGCTAGCTTAACCTTTATCAAGTACGTCGATGCCACGTCTGGCGATACTGTGAGCATCTACAACCCGCACGACGAGAGTCTTGTCGCCGATGGGATCCAAGTAGCTTCGCAAGAAGACGTCGACAAGGCCGTATCCGCCGCTCGTACCGCGTTCAAAGGCGAATGGTCGAAATGGACACCTCAGCAGCGTAGCGAAGCGATGCTGAGGTTTGCTGACCTTACTGAGAAGCATGCCGACGAGCTCGCCTTGTGGGAGACGAAGAGTATGGGTCAACCTATCAATGTCGCGAAGTTTGTCTATGCTTTGTTTGGTAAGGTTTTCAGGTATTACGCTGGCTGGACGGACAAGCTTCCCGGAGAAGCTTGGACCGAGGATGAAGAGGGCATGTACAAGGTATGCAAGCTTCCAAAAAAAAAAGCGTCTAAGGACTTACTTACATCTGTGCAGATCATCCAATACGATCCTATTGGTGTATGTGCCGGCATTGGTGCATGGAACGGCTCTGGTATCTTCTTCGCTTTCAAGGTCGCTGCTGCCCTAGCTGCCGGGTGTACGTTCATCTACAAAGCCTCCGAGAAGAGCCCTGTTGGAATACTGCAGCTTGGCGAATTCATCAAAGAGGCTGGCTTTCCACCTGGCGTTGTCAACATCCTTACCGGCGATGGCAAAGTCGGTGCTGCTTTGGCCAGCCATATGGACATCAACAAGATCTCCTTCACAGGATCTGCTCCTGCTGGAAAGAAGGTTCAAGAGCTTGCTGCAAAGAGGCATGTTACTCGTCGCACCTTGAAACCTCGAGCTGACCTTGTCCTTAGTAACCTCAAGCGTGTGACACTGGAGTTGGGCGGCAAGTCGCCCAGTCTTATCTTCGCGGATGCCAACATCGAAAATGCGCTTCAGCACCACAGTCAGAATTTCCTCTTTAATTCAGGTCAAGTCTGTGTTGCTGCATCCCGTACATTTGTCCACGAGGATATCGCGGAGAGTTTCATCCATGAGCTCAAGACACGATTCGAACAACTTGCTCACACCATGGGCCAGCCGACGGACTCGAACACGTTCCTAGGCCCACTGGCCGACGGACAACAGTTTGAGCGTGTGATGAGCTTCCTTGAAATTGGCAAAAAGGAAGCGGAACTCGTGACCGGAGGTGCCAGGCAGGGAGAAAACGGGTGGTACGTCCAGCCTACTATCTTCTTGAACCCCAAGGATGATGCAAGGATCTATCGCGAGGAGATTTTCGGTCCTGTCCTTACCATCCGGACCTTCAAGACAGAGGAGGAGGCGATCAAGCTAGCCAATGATACCAGCTTTGGCCTCTCGTGTAAGTGTGCTTGAACCATGTTTGCAATCCAGTTTTCTCACACTGTCACAGCCTGCATCTTCACAGCCTCGATTCCGCGGGCCTTGCGCATCGCAAAACAGCTCGAAGCCGGCAACGTGAACATCAATACCTCACAAGTGTTCAGCGCAAACATACCGTTTGGCGGAGCGAAGCAGTCGGGCTTCGGACGCGAAGGTGGTCGGCTGGGTCTGATGAACTATGTCGAGGCAAAGACCATCTCGATCAAGTACGTTGACCTTTGCGGTATTTGCGGCATGTGCGTTACCGTGCTAACTGGGAGGCAGTATGAACGCGTGAGGAAACGGAGGGATGAGTCTGGGAGCCCAACCTATCTTCGCTCCTTACCAGGCTCTCGAATCACGAATTCAAAAATAGCCCTGTATCTTTGGTCGCTTTTTCTCCTCGTTGCAGCCTCCCCCCCAGCCAGTCGGTGTGCAGATGTGTGGAAGCTCGAGTTCGTTGGCTCAACGACCGCGCGAGCTGTGTCTTGCAGCCAACGCTACGCTGCTGTGATGTTTGCAGTGTGCACCTCGAAAACGACCCAGCGCATTCGAGAAAGTGAAGCGGTGTCACGAAGATGTGAAACCAAACATGTGGTGGTCGCAGCGTGTCTGAAGCGGCACAGTTCCACGGGCACGCTAAGAGGCACGTACCCGAGTCGCCTTGCCCAACCAGGTCCGGCTGCATGGCCGGCACAAGCTTGCACGCAGCTCTCGTCACACGTCAGCGCATCTCGTCCCACATGAAGGGCATGTGACTGGCTAAACAGAACCGCCGCAGCTAGCACGTCCATGGCTTCTTTCTGTGACGAGGCTGGCGCAAACTTGTTTCCAGCATGTCATTCATTGCTCACTCAAGTGGCCTGCCCGGCCTGTCTCCCAACTCTCGCCGTCTCCAGGTCGCCGGCCGTCGATCGCACCGTGGGCCCCACGCCCCAGGCTGACTGCAGCTCTTCCGTATCTGCAAAGCTGATGATCTGAGCTGACGTCTCACTTTGGATGCCGGCGTGACAGTGCCCGAGAGCTTCTCTCACCGCTGTAGCTTTGCTTTTGGGCGTATATAGGAGATGTGAGCACAAGGGCGGACATGACGACGCTTTCTCCCGGTGCGCAATCGCCCTGCGCAGCTCCACAGAACGAGGCGCTGACCTAGCTCGTGTTGATAGACGTTCGCGATTCGACCCTCAGGTCCTTGAAGCTGCACTGCCCATCTGCCGAGGGACTTCCCTCCGAGCCTTCGCCCGTCTCGCCGACCATGGACCCAAATCCCTTCGAACACGCAGACACAGAATGGTCAGATGAGGAGGAACTGATACCCAGACGGAGGCGAAGGACACAATATGTGCCTCCGCCTGTCAAGGTCACACGGGGAGCAGACACTTCTTCCGAGGGCTCGTCTGAGCTGAGTCCGGAGCGATTCAGCAAGAGCGGCAGCCCGCTTATCCCTCCCAAGAGCCCCTCGCGACCAGATGTGAGGCCTGGAGGTAGCCAAGACGACCTAGTGCAGCGCTTCTACCAGGTCACGCGCGAGAGAGATGCACTGAGGAAGGAGCTTCAAAGGAAGAGCATGGGACCAAATGGCATCCCAGCGCGAGACTCGACCGTGTTCAAATCAGAAGAGAAGACACTCATCGAAGAACTGCAGGCGTTGCGATACGAGATACGAGTGTGGAGCGAGGAATACTTCAGCGGTCCTACCAGCTCGCGAAGTAAGCGCCCGCACTTCCACGCAGCGAAAGACTTGTTCGGTGGGTTGACGGACAACTACGCTATATATCTGAAACATCCAGACGACCGGCCCCTCCTTGTGCAAGCCTATATATGGTCCACGCTCCAGAAGAAAATCTTCAACAACTTTCAGAAGGGTAGCGGCTATGTCTGGGCAGGCAAGCTGGGCGACAAGAAGCTTCGACCGATCAATGACACTCTACGGAAAGGTGCCCAAGACTTCTCCATTTATTTCGACAAAGCTAACCTTCACAGCTGTAAGGAACGAGGCACAAGCCGAAGAATACCACCAATGGCGTTCATTGACCGTGAACCTACTCGTACCACAGGAAGATGGGAAGTGGCGCCCAACGTTCGATGCCGCCCCTGTTCTGAAGAGAATATCCCGCATCTGCAGCCGTATGCGACGAAAGCTGCGGCCATATTCTACTCGATCGCTCCGCGACAGCAAGGAACAACTCAGCACCATCATCTCCGCATCTGTCGCACTCGATCTGAAGATGAAGCGCCAGCGCGCCGACTATCGGTTCGTTACATTTACAGGTGGGAAGCCAAACCAATTCTGGGGCTATGGCTTCTACGACAGCGAGATGGAAGACGTATATGAGGACAGTGAAGATAGCGAAAGTGGTGAAAGAGGTTACGAAGACCGCCAAAGTGTCAAAGGTAGAAGAGTTGAGCTAGCGCTGGCGCCAGCTCTAGAAAGATGTGGTAATGCGAATGGGCACGTTTTCGACCAGAGCTTCATCTTGGTCAAGGCGGACGTGAGCTGTAAGAGGCTGCAAAAGGCGGAGAGACCAGTGAGAGCAAAGACAAGTTCGAGGACAGGGAGCAAGAGCTTCGGGGGCATGTGGCATAGAGGTTCGTGAAGGGTGTCGGCCTACTCAGCTGCAGTGCAAGAAGTCGGCGAGATGCAGGGCTCTGTCCACACCCTCATCCAGCCGCCCTTGCTCAAGAGAACAAAGGATACGCGCAATCAGTATCGGATTGGTTACGATTGGCAGTTGTTGCTGCGCCGAACGCTCAATAGGACTCTTGCACATCAGCCCTCGCACATGCTCAATATCACTTTTGCCGCCACAGTGTTACAAGCCAGACAGTTACGTGCATTCTGCAAAAAGCAACAATACATGTGGTGCGTCAGCAAACTGTCGAGGTTATAGATATCTTGCCTCTGCACCTCTAGCGGACTTGACTGTTCACAGCCTCAAACACTACGGTGAAGCTGACCTCAGTCCAAAGATCTACGCCAGGGTCGTCGAACACGAGTAATGCAAGTGAGAGCCCAGTCCTATAAGGGAATCCCCTTTCCAACTACCACGGTTACCACTTCGGTTATCGTTTACGACTACGCCGCATGATCTGGCATCTTGGCCCCCGACTTTTCAAAATTCAATTTCACTCTCGCTCTCACTCTCGCTCTCACTCTCGCTCTCACTCTCCCTCTCACCCTCACTCTCATTCGAAAACCTAATCATTGTTTTCTAGCTCTCATCTCAATACCGATCAAGACGCGATGTCAAGACTAGCGCCATTTCGGTTCCTGGATCTTCCAAAAGAGCTGCGATTCATAATTTACGAAAACCTCTCAATCTCGACCAAGGAATGTCGGCTGCTGCCCTCCGAGTCTGGCTTCCACATCGAACAACAATCAACAAAGTTGCACAACAGTCAGCCCGCCATCACTATCAGCCTCCTCACTCTGCCCGTCCAAATTCTCTCAACATGCACACTCATCCACTCGGAAGCAGTCCCCTTCCTCTCACGAAAACTAGACAAGATTAGCGAAACCATCCCGAAAATCATCATAGACGCAGAGTGCCTCTACACATTCGCCTTTCACAGCACGCAGGACCTGCTCCACGCCATTCTGGACAATCTAAACCAGCACCCCTTCTTCGCCCGCGGACCCGCAACCACCTCCTCAGCACCGAAAGAAACAGAGCCACGCCCGCAGTACCCCCAACAAGTCCACCAATGGCTCGTCCAAACATCACACCTCCTGCTCTCCCAGCCGCCCACCCTCAGCCCCCTTTCAGGCTTCATGGGCACACGCACCTACCCCACCGTGCGGCTCGTGATTGAAGTGCCCAGAGTCTGGAGAAACTGCGCGTACCGCGGTCTCGCTATCGAGCCGCGAGTGCACGATGGAACGCAGCCGCTGTATTCGGCGAGTGTTACGAGTCGGTTGAGCGAGGTGTACAGCGGGTTGGCGGAATATACAAAGGGGCTCAAGCACGTCAAGAGCGCGGCGATTGTGTTTGCGCAGGAGGATGAGAGGGTGTTGACGCGGGAGGGGTTGGTGGTTAGGAAGACTGCGGCGTTGGATTTTGGGATATGTAGGATGGGGTAGGTGGGTGGGGGTGGGTGTTGTTAGGAATCCTTGATCTCTCGAACTCTTCTTGGgcgtttttttttttgcttTCAGCAAGTGAGAACCGCAAAGTAATTCTGCTAGTCCACTGGGTGGATAATTGTGGCTATGCTCGCGGCATACCTCGCTCTTCGACGCTAAATGATTGTAGTACTTGCGCGTTTGCGCAATCATGCACCTTCGCTTACGCAACGCAACTATTCATTCTTCCCAAAACACGGAACGTAGTACAGTATGCTTGATGTGTCCTAATCTTGGACCATGTCGGTTGTTCTTCTGAAGCTAGTGCCTCTACATGCTGGAAATGATGGTATATGCACCGTACGCCCAGATTTTTGAGATGTGGCCATTGAGCTTTTCTGGAAGATGCAACAATATCATCTCGCCTTAACAAAAGTATGGAAGCGTGCATGTGTTCGAAACGAGCACAGGTGTTTGGTGGTTCTCTTCCTCAACACCCAGCCCCAAATTCCTGTGGCGAGTTCCGTCCACAAGTGGGCCATTTTAGTCAAAGACACCGCAACTCGTCGCCCGGATGAGTGGCTACTTATCCAGTGTCGTGAAATCCATGTTGAATCATCTCAGCTCCAGAGCAAAGTGTGTTATGCTGTGTTACTCCTCCAAGTGCTGAAGGGCTCTGCGAGAGTGTTGCCGCATACTCGCAAACATGTCTAACAAGAGGTAAATGATGATAGTGGTTGTATCAGTCGTTCATGCTTGGATTCGAGAATAGACGCAACAAATCAGACCCATGATCTATTGAAAACAGATgattttttattttttttaCGAGGAAAAGAAACCCAAACTCAACGGCCCCTGCACGCTAAAGATTGCAGTGCAGACCAGATATCgtgaaaagaaaagagtGGTCACAAAGTCAACAAACTGGTACCACCACCCTGGTATGGAAGACGACCACTGAGAGTGCGCTGTTTGGACTGAGAATCAGCCTCGTTCTAACGGCTCTTGCACGCTAAAAATTGCAGTGCAACGCCCGGTGAACCTGACACTTGCCTAGCGTCACCAGCATCTCGATGCCCTCGGAAATTTTTTGCACCGCCAATACACGCCCGAATGTAGCTGCAATACATCTCGATCTTACAGTGTAACAGATCAAGATAGTCTACACATATTCGATGCTACTTTTATTCTATACTATACATGAATGTCTGCACAGAGGTATCGAGGAGGTAAAACCACTATCACACAAGATTCAGGCCTCTTATATGCTGgcttagcagcagcagtaagatGCCTTACCAGTAGGCTGCAAGCTACACTGCTCTGCTCTGTCTGCCCTTCGACGATAAAGATTGCAGTGCAAGCGTGAGACATTTGGGCAGTGCAAGCGTGAGACATTTGGGCAGTGCAAGCGTGAGACATTTGGGCAGTGCATCGGCGTCAGCCTCGCTCAGCTTGAATTGTCCGCTTCATAGTGCACTACAAAACGCTCCGTGTATCTGCTTGGAAACATGCCTGCATACTTTGAGGACATGCAATAGGTGTACGAAAACGTTTTGCTCTGTGTCTCCATTATATTCATCTTCGACTGTGTCTTCATCTTCCTGCAGTCTTAGAAGAGTCGACCTTCGCAAATGTCGAGTAGTAGATCGGTTTCTCATGTCCACGCTCATGCTTTAGGGATGGCAGTGCACCAGCCTGAGCTAGAGCAAGACGCTGTTCCTCTATGAAGCTGGCTAGAATATACTGCAATTCCTACGCAATTTATCAAGCAGTTGCCGAGAATTGGGGAAGGCTGGGTCTACTCTTCCGCGCTAGAGATTGCAGTGCAGCTGCAACGCCTCATCCGCCCGCGCGCCTGACGACCCGTCCGTTCGCCTGCTCGCTCCTCTACGCTAAAGATTGCAGTGCAAGTCAAACCGGTGAGCTTCACTCTTCAAAAGTGCACTGCAACCCCTAGTGCCGTAGTAGAGTAAGCGTTGATCTCcgcaccagcagcacgtgCAAGGCTATAAGGCTGACCACGGTTTATCCCCTTGTACACCTACCTACCCGCCTGCCTCTGCCTAGTTCTTCCGCGCCAGAGAAAGCAGTGTATCCAGCgaaacatcaacatcaacatcaacatcaacattcGATGCAAAGCCGCAAAACCAACATCCCTCGTCCTGTTCTACGCCACTCCACACATTCACCCGCCTTCTTACCCTTCCTTCCACGCTCGATGTTCCAGTACAGAACGAACCCAATCCTCCCCGACACCATCACCCTCTACCCCGCGCCAGGAACTACAGCGCACATAGCGAAACCCATCAAGCCACTAGAGTCATTCTGCCGTGACAGACTGGGCGTGGCTTTGCGTTTGCACTGCAATCTCTAGCGCCGCAGAGTAAGCCTCGACGCAGACAAGGCGGGGTGGGGGCAAAGGGCTGACAGTCGGCCAGCCTGGTCTTGATCATGCACGAGCCAGCCCTGTCCTGTGTACTGGACCAGTCGTGTATGTGGTGGCGTCTTTAGCGCTAGAGGTTGCAGTGCAAATCTACAACACCGCCTTGTCTACTGTACTGTGCTGTACTATGCTGTATCGGGGGTAGTGTACGTTGCAGCGTCTTCGGCGCTAAAGATTGCAGTGCAGGGAAACATGGCCCGACACGTACGAGACAAGCACAGGGACGAGTGAGATGAGAAGTAGCAGTACCGATCGATCTCAATGAAAAATAGATAAATAAAAGACCACACACGCCTGCCCACTGCAATCACACCCGCTCGACATGTTTCactcccttcttcttctctcccTGCTCCCCTAcagacctactactactactccGCCTCCTCTTCTCCGTCCGCTGCTCGCGCGTCTTGTCCAAGCTCATCGCAAACCGGCTCTTGGCCCGAATCTGCGGGCCCTTCCAGTAAACGACGTAAATCGGGATCGTGACCAGCACGGCC encodes:
- a CDS encoding Aldehyde dehydrogenase (NAD(+)), with amino-acid sequence MVHKQLFINNEYVDATSGDTVSIYNPHDESLVADGIQVASQEDVDKAVSAARTAFKGEWSKWTPQQRSEAMLRFADLTEKHADELALWETKSMGQPINVAKFVYALFGKVFRYYAGWTDKLPGEAWTEDEEGMYKIIQYDPIGVCAGIGAWNGSGIFFAFKVAAALAAGCTFIYKASEKSPVGILQLGEFIKEAGFPPGVVNILTGDGKVGAALASHMDINKISFTGSAPAGKKVQELAAKRHVTRRTLKPRADLVLSNLKRVTLELGGKSPSLIFADANIENALQHHSQNFLFNSGQVCVAASRTFVHEDIAESFIHELKTRFEQLAHTMGQPTDSNTFLGPLADGQQFERVMSFLEIGKKEAELVTGGARQGENGWYVQPTIFLNPKDDARIYREEIFGPVLTIRTFKTEEEAIKLANDTSFGLSSCIFTASIPRALRIAKQLEAGNVNINTSQVFSANIPFGGAKQSGFGREGGRLGLMNYVEAKTISINMNA